The proteins below are encoded in one region of Rhododendron vialii isolate Sample 1 chromosome 7a, ASM3025357v1:
- the LOC131332462 gene encoding uncharacterized protein LOC131332462 translates to MYRDVSACNTYNYGDALYWDARYIQEGGSFDWYQRYSALRPFARKYIPTSSRILMVGCGNAVMSEDMVKDGYEDIMNIDISSVAIDMMRRKYEHIPQLKYLQMDVKDMSFFPDESFDAVVDKGTLDSLMCGASAPISAAQMLGEVSRLLKPGGIYMLITYGDPTVRIPHLSRPVYNWKTELYIIPRPGFQRPAGSTSAKSYLESVPTTEKGLLPAGFIMEDPDSHFVYVCRKMDETTDLIHVPSYPLTADAL, encoded by the exons ATGTACAGGGACGTGTCGGCGTGCAACACCTACAACTACGGCGACGCCCTCTACTGGGACGCCCGTTACATCCAGGAGGGCGGTTCCTTCGACTGGTACCAGCGTTACTCCGCCCTCCGCCCGTTCGCTCGCAAGTACATCCCAACCTCCTCCCGCATCCTCATGGTCGGCTGTGGCAATGCCG TTATGTCGGAGGACATGGTCAAGGATGGCTATGAAGACATCATGAATATTGATATTTCATCAGTGGCCATTGACATGATGAGAAGGAAGTATGAGCACATTCCGCAGCTGAAAT ACTTGCAAATGGATGTTAAGGATATGAGCTTCTTCCCAGATGAATCATTTGATGCTGTTGTTGATAAAG GAACTCTCGATTCATTGATG TGTGGTGCCAGTGCTCCAATTAGTGCTGCTCAAATGCTGGGGGAAGTTAGCAG GCTTCTTAAACCTGGAGGGATCTATATGTTG ATAACTTATGGTGATCCAACAGTGAGGATTCCTCATCTGAGCCGACCAGTATACAATTGGAAAACTGAACTGTACATCATAC CTAGGCCAGGGTTTCAGAGGCCAGCTGGTTCTACCTCCGCGAAATCATACTTGGAATCAGTTCCCACCACTGAAAAGGGTCTACTTCCAGCGGGATTCATTATGGAAGATCCAGATTCTCACTTTGTTTATGTATGTCGCAAGATGGATGAAACAACAGATTTAATTCACGTGCCCTCC